One genomic window of Microbacterium sp. BH-3-3-3 includes the following:
- a CDS encoding recombinase family protein — protein sequence MNTPTTQAAIAAPPAFVGAPTALQTILIEPDRDTHQSASVDTVLAATAAPGTRAVIYMRLSSKGQVNTDYDHEGISIPAQRVSCQRKAEQLGLNIVAEYIEPGRSATEMTKRVTFQEMLERIRRDHDVDYVIVYKLSRFARNRIDDAVVMADLQKRGVELVSATESIDATPVGQLMHGILAAFNEYRSREDGADIAYRMSQKAKNGGALGRAPIGYLNVTDNTEGRKINTVAIDPQRAPFVKLAFELYAAGTNTFQDIADELTERGLTTRPTARRPAGPISDTKIQQMLRDRYYPGEIAYKDEIYKGRHEPLIETSLFDRVQTVLDTRGVAGERRR from the coding sequence ATGAACACCCCAACGACGCAAGCCGCCATCGCCGCCCCGCCCGCCTTCGTAGGCGCGCCGACCGCCCTGCAGACCATCCTGATCGAGCCCGACCGCGACACGCACCAGTCGGCTTCTGTCGACACTGTGCTCGCCGCCACCGCGGCGCCCGGCACCCGCGCAGTGATCTACATGCGCCTCTCATCAAAAGGCCAAGTCAACACCGACTACGACCATGAAGGCATCTCCATCCCGGCGCAACGCGTCTCGTGCCAGCGCAAAGCCGAGCAGCTCGGGCTGAACATCGTTGCCGAGTACATCGAACCTGGCCGCTCGGCCACCGAAATGACGAAGCGCGTGACCTTTCAAGAGATGCTCGAACGCATCCGCCGCGACCACGACGTCGACTATGTCATCGTCTACAAGCTCTCCCGCTTCGCCCGAAACCGGATCGACGATGCTGTCGTCATGGCCGACCTGCAGAAGCGCGGGGTGGAACTCGTCTCCGCAACGGAGTCCATCGACGCGACGCCGGTCGGGCAACTCATGCACGGCATCCTCGCCGCCTTCAACGAATACCGCTCCCGCGAAGACGGCGCCGACATCGCCTACAGAATGTCGCAGAAGGCCAAGAACGGGGGAGCGCTCGGGCGTGCACCCATCGGATATCTCAACGTCACGGACAACACCGAGGGTCGGAAAATCAACACCGTCGCGATCGACCCCCAACGAGCCCCCTTCGTCAAGCTCGCGTTCGAGCTGTACGCAGCAGGCACAAACACCTTCCAAGACATCGCTGACGAACTCACAGAACGTGGCCTCACGACCAGGCCGACCGCACGCCGACCGGCTGGACCGATCTCAGACACCAAGATCCAGCAGATGCTGCGCGACCGGTACTACCCCGGTGAGATCGCTTACAAGGACGAGATCTACAAAGGACGGCATGAGCCGCTCATCGAAACGAGCCTGTTCGACCGCGTTCAGACCGTCCTGGACACCCGCGGAGTCGCCGGAGAGCGCCGCCGCTAG
- a CDS encoding GIY-YIG nuclease family protein, with the protein MRRTFDLVESARMADLRNRLVIGWRSPRTWRLNGPTAAGYPVMEIADAQPVPFPGFDRLILDHAQLQAVMREHRYASWRTALSSVIGVYLITDTRDGRRYVGKADGAENIRQRWNAYATNGHGDNRDSKCLDPKSFRFSLLRVFDPSTPTPVINAAESHFKVALDTRGHGLNPN; encoded by the coding sequence GTGCGCCGCACCTTCGACCTTGTCGAATCCGCGCGCATGGCGGACCTTCGAAACCGCCTGGTGATCGGTTGGCGATCGCCGCGCACCTGGCGGCTCAATGGCCCGACGGCTGCTGGATACCCGGTGATGGAGATTGCCGATGCTCAGCCCGTTCCGTTTCCTGGCTTCGATCGCCTTATCCTGGATCACGCGCAGCTGCAGGCGGTGATGCGGGAGCATCGATACGCCTCGTGGCGCACTGCGCTGTCGTCCGTGATCGGTGTGTACCTGATTACGGACACACGCGACGGGCGGCGGTATGTGGGCAAAGCGGACGGCGCGGAGAACATTCGCCAGCGCTGGAACGCCTACGCGACCAACGGGCACGGCGACAACCGCGACTCGAAGTGCCTCGACCCGAAGAGCTTCCGCTTCTCACTCCTGCGCGTCTTTGACCCTTCGACGCCGACCCCGGTTATCAACGCGGCGGAGAGCCACTTCAAGGTCGCTCTCGATACGCGCGGCCACGGGCTGAATCCGAATTAG
- a CDS encoding DUF3846 domain-containing protein: protein MVRGLVVPAVEDAAVELGDFTQLEDYQAVVGGYVEPVDIPSLGVTIYVNEERLRRQLPFDSRATFLWWYEVHEARQTAMLVGDAAIVGIPNRRGESTDVPHSLVDILTKAGAWRIQVKSLGDPRWHQSHAIHTDYFEALIVAMVTVERWTSAVNVRIVPVPTDELPGGVAPASAA from the coding sequence ATGGTCAGAGGACTCGTTGTACCGGCTGTCGAGGACGCAGCCGTCGAGTTGGGTGACTTCACCCAGCTCGAGGACTACCAAGCCGTCGTCGGCGGCTACGTGGAACCGGTCGACATCCCGTCGCTTGGCGTCACCATCTACGTCAATGAGGAACGGCTGCGACGGCAACTGCCGTTCGACAGCCGCGCCACGTTCCTGTGGTGGTACGAAGTGCACGAGGCGCGCCAGACCGCGATGTTGGTCGGCGACGCCGCCATCGTTGGCATCCCGAACCGTCGTGGTGAAAGCACCGACGTTCCGCACTCGCTCGTCGATATCCTCACGAAAGCCGGCGCCTGGCGAATTCAGGTGAAGTCGCTCGGTGATCCGAGGTGGCATCAGAGCCATGCCATTCACACCGACTATTTCGAGGCGCTCATCGTAGCAATGGTCACAGTCGAGCGATGGACCTCAGCGGTGAACGTACGAATTGTTCCGGTGCCGACCGACGAGCTACCTGGGGGAGTGGCGCCCGCTTCGGCGGCCTAA
- a CDS encoding helix-turn-helix domain-containing protein: MDATARAMRRVQSKKTAAPRTTVRTRQVQKREVYTRYKVVVTRVQVAERWIRATDEEDAAKKVQDEFSQPYGFFGSWKDVGSEIEVAEAEQTTVIHPNLLSESGPMLLSLKDAGKALGIPYSAVYELTSRGDIEHTRIGSRKYITRESVLAFIKENTHRGYSE, translated from the coding sequence GTGGACGCGACAGCACGGGCTATGCGGCGCGTTCAGAGCAAGAAGACGGCGGCGCCTCGAACGACGGTCCGCACTCGCCAAGTACAGAAACGGGAGGTCTACACGAGATACAAGGTCGTCGTCACGCGCGTGCAGGTGGCGGAGCGCTGGATACGCGCGACGGACGAAGAGGATGCCGCCAAGAAGGTCCAGGACGAGTTCAGCCAACCCTATGGCTTCTTCGGATCATGGAAGGACGTGGGGTCGGAGATTGAAGTCGCCGAAGCCGAACAGACCACCGTCATCCACCCAAACCTGTTGTCCGAGTCGGGACCGATGCTGCTCTCGCTCAAGGACGCCGGAAAGGCGCTGGGGATTCCATACTCCGCGGTCTACGAACTCACCAGTCGAGGAGACATCGAGCACACACGGATCGGATCGAGAAAGTACATCACTCGCGAATCCGTGTTGGCGTTCATCAAGGAGAACACCCATCGCGGCTACTCCGAGTGA
- a CDS encoding ATP-binding protein, with protein sequence MENLDVVVENAHLVTLAKTPKVALAELVWNAIDADATSIALDIEYGALGAPERITVNDDGAGIAPDDRKQTFGALGHSWKRLTQQSPGGRSLHGERGEGRWAALGIGDSVRWTSVADSTADGRVRFSISANKAELKRFTVSDLTAAPGARTGVAVEITSLSQRGASYVESDVVAEDLLTTFALQIEQYGLDLSWRGQHLNVEALKKDQVDIPILIEGIDDPIVLTVIEWKSPVQRHLYLCDQAGNSLHDMKPGIQAPGYHFTGYVKWGGFVADSSLLTLEDGAPEPIKSVIEAARDALRKHFSAKEEERSARLIKRWRDEDSYPFREPPKNKVEEAARGIFDIVAVAAAPVVEKTDFSSRKLSLELLKNAVETSPSNVRHILEEVLNLTPEQADELSDLIKKTSLGALLRVGNQVVGRLEFLTGLEEIINDRELKKLVTERRQLHRILAQETWVFREEYALTVDDNTLRTALRAHTQLLGRDDLAPSDLDAPVTDGDGRVVVVDMMLSRVIEQSRNHREHIVIELKRPSVSIGKEQLDQIENYAQTVAADTRFAAVNTTWEFWIVGDEIDSRIKHKFGQGNLADDVYQDYIEAGHHVIIRAVTWARIIQDARHRMKFIKDALGYDPSSEASMEYLRARHGKLLPTVLMPVATGAPGNAEQTEADADSAILADAFRVPMPE encoded by the coding sequence ATGGAGAACCTCGATGTTGTGGTCGAGAACGCGCACCTCGTCACGCTTGCCAAGACGCCCAAGGTGGCGCTCGCCGAGTTGGTCTGGAACGCGATCGACGCAGATGCCACGAGTATTGCGCTCGACATCGAGTACGGCGCGCTGGGAGCCCCGGAGAGAATCACCGTCAACGACGACGGCGCCGGCATAGCGCCGGACGATCGCAAACAGACTTTCGGGGCGCTCGGGCACTCATGGAAGCGTTTGACGCAGCAGAGCCCTGGTGGCCGCTCGCTCCATGGCGAGCGTGGCGAGGGGCGCTGGGCAGCGCTCGGCATCGGTGACTCCGTCCGGTGGACGAGCGTCGCAGACAGCACCGCCGATGGGCGTGTCCGGTTCTCGATCTCAGCCAACAAGGCCGAGCTCAAACGCTTCACAGTCTCAGACCTAACGGCCGCACCCGGTGCTCGAACCGGCGTCGCCGTGGAGATCACGTCGCTATCGCAGCGCGGCGCGTCCTACGTGGAGTCCGACGTGGTCGCCGAGGACCTCCTGACCACCTTCGCGCTCCAAATCGAACAGTACGGTCTGGATTTGTCATGGCGCGGCCAGCACCTCAACGTCGAAGCGCTCAAGAAGGATCAGGTCGACATCCCCATACTCATAGAAGGCATCGACGATCCGATTGTCCTTACTGTGATCGAGTGGAAGTCGCCGGTGCAACGTCACCTTTACCTCTGCGATCAGGCCGGCAATTCGCTCCACGACATGAAGCCCGGGATCCAGGCACCGGGCTATCACTTCACGGGATACGTGAAGTGGGGCGGCTTCGTCGCCGACAGTAGCCTGCTGACACTCGAAGACGGCGCGCCCGAGCCCATCAAGTCTGTTATCGAGGCGGCTCGCGACGCACTCCGGAAGCACTTCTCGGCGAAGGAGGAGGAGCGCTCGGCTCGGCTCATCAAGCGGTGGAGGGACGAAGACTCCTATCCCTTCCGCGAACCTCCGAAGAACAAGGTCGAGGAAGCGGCACGCGGCATCTTCGACATCGTCGCGGTTGCGGCCGCTCCGGTCGTCGAGAAGACAGACTTTTCATCACGGAAGCTCTCACTCGAGCTGCTGAAGAACGCCGTCGAGACGAGCCCGTCGAATGTCCGTCATATCCTTGAGGAAGTGCTCAACCTCACGCCGGAACAAGCGGATGAACTGAGCGACCTCATAAAGAAGACATCGCTTGGAGCACTGCTACGCGTTGGCAACCAAGTGGTCGGCCGACTTGAATTCCTCACCGGACTTGAAGAGATCATCAACGATCGCGAGCTCAAGAAGCTGGTGACCGAACGTCGACAGCTGCACCGAATCCTCGCTCAAGAGACATGGGTGTTCCGCGAGGAGTACGCCCTCACCGTCGATGACAACACCCTCCGCACGGCGCTGCGAGCCCACACACAGCTGCTCGGTCGCGACGACCTTGCTCCGAGCGACCTGGATGCACCGGTGACCGATGGAGATGGTCGAGTCGTAGTCGTCGACATGATGCTGAGCCGCGTCATTGAGCAGTCCCGCAACCACCGCGAGCACATAGTGATCGAGCTCAAACGGCCGTCCGTCTCGATCGGCAAGGAGCAACTCGACCAGATCGAGAACTATGCCCAGACTGTGGCCGCTGACACGCGGTTCGCCGCCGTCAACACGACCTGGGAGTTCTGGATTGTTGGCGACGAGATCGACTCACGTATCAAGCACAAGTTCGGTCAAGGCAACCTCGCAGATGACGTCTACCAGGACTACATCGAGGCCGGGCACCACGTGATCATCCGGGCCGTCACGTGGGCGCGGATCATTCAAGATGCGCGCCACAGGATGAAGTTCATCAAGGACGCACTCGGTTATGACCCGTCTTCCGAGGCGAGCATGGAGTACCTACGCGCGCGGCACGGAAAGCTGCTTCCGACCGTACTGATGCCTGTGGCAACGGGCGCCCCCGGGAACGCGGAACAGACAGAGGCGGATGCGGATTCGGCAATTCTCGCCGATGCGTTTCGGGTTCCGATGCCTGAGTAG